The region ATTTCCTGATACATATTTGCAGGCTTTAAAACGAAATAGGAATCAATTTGATCTACTATGATAGGACAAGGTTCTATGATGAACCCTTTATGTTTTTTAGAAATCAGATTAAGAAAAGGTTCTTCATCCAAAGCTTTATTTTCTTTTGGAGTCAGACCTTCCCAACCTTCACAGATGCGTAAAATAGGAGAGAAAGTTTGATAGCGATCAACGACTTCTTCTCCTTTATTCCATCGTTTTCTTGTCGCAACTATTAGATAAGGCTCATTCCCTAAATGATACAATGCTTCGAGAGCTATTAAAGCTTCTTTGCCTCCAAACTCATTCTTATTTCTAGATGTTTTATATTTTTTTACTCCATAAGCTTCTAAATATTCTGACTTTGTGAATTTAATTCTCGGAATTGTTCCTTCGAATTTAAAAGTATTTGTTTCTCTGGATAAATAAGATCCTTCTAAATTTCCTCGATAATTTGTTGCTGTTAAGAGTTTTTGAATCGCTGCTAAAGCATGATAGTGAGATGGTTGTAAATCTAGCCCTATTACTTCGATTTTAGATTCAGTACAAATGCTCGGGAACAGCTCGAATAAGTCTTCTGATAACTGGGGTTTTCTCCCAAACTTTTGGTTCTCTAAGTGAAGAGAACTTTTAATTATCTGATTTTCTGATTTCACCATGCTTCTTTTTGAATTGTAAATTTCCCTGTGCACGAATTAAATCTTAGCGTTGTTGAAAACACA is a window of Chlamydia psittaci 6BC DNA encoding:
- a CDS encoding Virulence plasmid protein pGP2-D, with protein sequence MVKSENQIIKSSLHLENQKFGRKPQLSEDLFELFPSICTESKIEVIGLDLQPSHYHALAAIQKLLTATNYRGNLEGSYLSRETNTFKFEGTIPRIKFTKSEYLEAYGVKKYKTSRNKNEFGGKEALIALEALYHLGNEPYLIVATRKRWNKGEEVVDRYQTFSPILRICEGWEGLTPKENKALDEEPFLNLISKKHKGFIIEPCPIIVDQIDSYFVLKPANMYQEIKLRFPNASKFTYTFIDWIVSTATRKKMNSSGSKEWPDKIEIGFENLSYTLRMNRYITSRNWKKIESAINRCIEIAIELKWLNKHERIQGKTISKKEVFYLNKSKFQQISTNKTIQSTTNKN